The sequence TGTGTATGGTCCCGGAGAAGCACATAAAGGAAAGTTTGCGAGTATGATATACCAGCTCTACCTCCAGATCAAAAAAAATAAAAGACCCAAACTTTTTAAATGGGGAGAACAAAAGAGAGACTTTGTTTACGTAAAAGATGCTGTTGATGGGACAATCCTTGCAAAAGAAGCCCCACAATCAACTGTATACAACATAGGATCAGGTGAAGCAAGATCATTCAATGAGGTTGTTGCTCTGCTCAACAAATATCTTGGAAAGGATTTTGAACCTGATTATTTTGACTGTCCATACGATTTTTATCAGGAGTTTACACAGGCTGACATGTCAAAAATAAAGAAAGATCTTGGGTTTGTTCCAAAATACAACCTTGAGAAAGGAATAAAAGAGTATGTTGAGATACTTGAAGGTAAAATACCCCACCCCGTTGGTGGATAAGATATGAAAAAGCTTAGAGCCGTAGTTCCAGCAACAACAGCAAATCTGGGAGCTGGATTTGACACTTTTGGTCTTGCTTTGAGTTTGTATAATGAGTTTGAGGTTGAGGAATACGATGGTGTTGTTATAGAGACAGTTCCTGAAAACCCATTTTTAAAAGACCCTGAAAATAACCTTTTTGTTCAGGTTCTAAAATTTGCCTGTGAAAGAAGAGGAAAAACATTTCACGGGGCAAAAGTAAAACAGATAACAAATGTTCCTGTTGCGAGAGGACTTGGAAGCAGTGCAACAGCTATCGTTGCGGCTATTTTGATCAGTGCAACAGTTAGCAAAACAGAGCTCACAGATGATCTTTTTTTTGAAATAGCATACAGATTTGAGCCCCACCCAGACAATCTTATTCCTGCATGGAAGGGTGGTTTTGTTACAGCACTAATAGATAATGGAAAGACTTACTATCAGAGAATAGACTTTCCAGACGATATAAAGGCTGTGGTCGTTATTCCTGATTTTGAGCTTTCAACAGAAAAAGCGAGATCTGTTCTTCCTGATAAGATACCTCTAAAAGATGGAGTGTTTAATCTCCAGAGGGCTTCACTTTTCATTGCAGCTATTCAAAGCAAAAGATACGAGCTTCTCAAGGTTGCAATGGAAGACAGGTTTCACCAGCCTTACAGGAAAAAATTGATACCCGGTTTTGATGATGTTGTATCAAATGCCATAAAGGCTGGGGCCTTGGGTGCAAGTCTGAGTGGTGCAGGATCCACAATTCTGGCGTTGGCAGACCACAATTTTGAAAAGATCGGCGAAGTAATGGTGGAAGGTTTCCTGAAACACGGGATCAGAGCAGATTACAAAATACTTGATATTGAAAAAGAAGGAGCAAAGGTTCAGGTATTAGAGTAGAAAATCAAAAATTTTCTATAAATTTGATGGAGAGGCTTAAAGACCGTTTAATACGTTTACGACAGGGATATGTTCAAAGTCTTTATCTATGGTTGCAATGTATTTA comes from Persephonella sp. and encodes:
- the thrB gene encoding homoserine kinase — protein: MKKLRAVVPATTANLGAGFDTFGLALSLYNEFEVEEYDGVVIETVPENPFLKDPENNLFVQVLKFACERRGKTFHGAKVKQITNVPVARGLGSSATAIVAAILISATVSKTELTDDLFFEIAYRFEPHPDNLIPAWKGGFVTALIDNGKTYYQRIDFPDDIKAVVVIPDFELSTEKARSVLPDKIPLKDGVFNLQRASLFIAAIQSKRYELLKVAMEDRFHQPYRKKLIPGFDDVVSNAIKAGALGASLSGAGSTILALADHNFEKIGEVMVEGFLKHGIRADYKILDIEKEGAKVQVLE